From a single Micromonospora carbonacea genomic region:
- a CDS encoding COG1470 family protein encodes MRASANLASTSVSVAPGGEVEVPVTVRNAGDTVEAYRFEVLGVPDEWVTVQPPTLNLYPAGSDTVTVTFRPPRSARVDAGDRPFGVRVIPAEYPDSAVVEEGVLTVEPFTELAAQVQPPSRSGLRGARYRIDTDNLGNLTEQVGLVAAEGTDQVTFALPAEPVTVPNGTRAETPLRVRARRLLWWGAPKEYPFAVELRASDGRARGLDAVFVQRPVISAGLLKLLAALLALLLALLALWFGLLRPQVETAAREAVEAEQARQVARGEPVPSAAPNPAPTTAPPGGGTPGDGSTDDGGTDGGGTGGPAGAGGAGGEQFSVAVTFRTSPNGSAERGYTVPAGKTFLLTDFLVDNVQGDEGTLTVTANQVRVVTYALENFRNQDYHSVTPIRIPARGRVTLTVVCRRPGTPANAPRATTCRESLYLNGILRDNPDPED; translated from the coding sequence ATGCGCGCATCGGCGAATCTGGCCAGCACCTCCGTGAGCGTCGCCCCCGGCGGCGAGGTCGAGGTCCCGGTCACCGTGCGGAACGCCGGTGACACGGTCGAGGCGTACCGGTTCGAGGTCCTCGGCGTGCCGGACGAGTGGGTGACCGTGCAGCCGCCCACCCTCAACCTCTACCCGGCGGGCTCGGACACCGTCACCGTCACCTTCCGCCCGCCCCGCTCCGCCCGGGTGGACGCCGGCGACCGGCCCTTCGGCGTCCGGGTGATCCCCGCCGAATACCCCGACTCCGCCGTGGTGGAGGAGGGCGTCCTCACCGTCGAGCCGTTCACCGAGCTGGCCGCGCAGGTGCAGCCGCCGTCGCGCAGCGGGCTGCGCGGGGCCCGCTACCGCATCGACACCGACAACCTCGGCAACCTGACCGAGCAGGTCGGCCTCGTCGCCGCCGAGGGCACCGACCAGGTGACGTTCGCGCTGCCCGCCGAGCCGGTCACCGTGCCCAACGGCACCCGCGCCGAGACCCCGCTGCGGGTACGCGCCCGCCGGCTGCTGTGGTGGGGCGCACCGAAGGAGTACCCGTTCGCCGTCGAGCTGCGCGCCTCGGACGGCCGGGCCCGTGGCCTCGACGCCGTCTTCGTCCAGCGCCCGGTCATCTCAGCCGGGCTGCTGAAGCTGCTGGCGGCCCTGCTCGCGCTGCTCCTGGCGCTGCTGGCCCTCTGGTTCGGGCTGCTGCGCCCGCAGGTGGAGACCGCCGCCCGGGAGGCGGTGGAGGCGGAGCAGGCCCGGCAGGTCGCGCGGGGCGAGCCGGTGCCCAGCGCCGCACCGAACCCGGCCCCGACGACGGCCCCGCCCGGCGGCGGGACCCCGGGCGACGGCAGCACCGACGACGGCGGCACCGACGGCGGCGGGACCGGCGGCCCCGCCGGCGCCGGGGGCGCGGGCGGCGAGCAGTTCTCCGTCGCCGTCACCTTCCGCACCAGCCCGAACGGCTCGGCGGAGCGCGGCTACACCGTCCCGGCCGGGAAGACGTTCCTGCTCACCGACTTCCTGGTCGACAACGTGCAGGGCGACGAGGGCACGCTGACGGTCACCGCGAACCAGGTGCGGGTGGTCACCTACGCCCTGGAGAACTTCCGCAACCAGGACTACCACTCCGTCACCCCGATCCGGATACCCGCCCGGGGCCGGGTGACCCTCACGGTCGTCTGCCGCCGCCCCGGCACCCCCGCCAACGCCCCCCGCGCCACCACCTGCCGCGAGTCGCTCTACCTCAACGGCATCCTCAGGGACAACCCCGACCCGGAGGACTGA
- the trpS gene encoding tryptophan--tRNA ligase, translating to MSVARMLTGDRPTGRLHLGHYVGSIANRVRLHQRYESFFIIADLHMLTTRNTREDIAAVSRNAREMVTDVLAAGVDPARATFYLQSAIPEVGDLNTLLQNLVTVPRLERVPSLKDMARAAGKEEMPYGLLGYPVLQAADILCVKGQVVPVGKDNAAHVEVTREIARRFNHLYGEVFPVPETIVAETPSLVGTDGQRKMSKSLGNAISLSADAATVRRAVMGMYTDPNRVRADVPGTVEGNPVFAYHDVFNADRAQVADLKERYRAGRVGDVEVKEQLAEALNRFLDPIRERRARIEAEPGLVDQLIVDGTERTRAEVRRTLAEVRRAMGLTGAYQQVRRRAERARRAAGTRT from the coding sequence ATGTCCGTCGCACGCATGCTCACCGGTGACCGCCCGACCGGGCGGCTGCACCTCGGCCACTACGTCGGCAGCATCGCCAACCGGGTGCGCCTGCACCAGCGCTACGAGAGCTTCTTCATCATCGCCGACCTGCACATGCTGACCACCCGCAACACCCGCGAGGACATCGCCGCGGTGTCCCGCAACGCCCGGGAGATGGTCACCGACGTCCTCGCCGCCGGGGTCGACCCGGCGCGGGCCACGTTCTACCTCCAGTCGGCCATCCCCGAGGTCGGCGACCTGAACACCCTGTTGCAGAACCTGGTGACCGTGCCCCGGCTGGAACGGGTGCCGTCGCTCAAGGACATGGCCCGGGCCGCCGGCAAGGAGGAGATGCCGTACGGGCTGCTCGGCTATCCCGTCCTCCAGGCCGCCGACATCCTCTGCGTGAAGGGGCAGGTGGTGCCCGTCGGGAAGGACAACGCGGCACACGTCGAGGTGACCCGGGAGATCGCCCGCCGGTTCAACCACCTCTACGGGGAGGTCTTCCCCGTGCCGGAGACGATCGTCGCCGAGACGCCGTCGCTGGTCGGCACGGACGGGCAGCGGAAGATGAGCAAGAGCCTGGGCAACGCGATCTCGCTCTCCGCCGACGCGGCCACCGTCCGCCGGGCGGTCATGGGGATGTACACCGACCCGAACCGGGTGCGCGCGGACGTGCCGGGCACGGTGGAGGGGAACCCGGTGTTCGCGTACCACGACGTGTTCAACGCCGACCGGGCGCAGGTGGCGGACCTGAAGGAGCGGTACCGGGCCGGGCGGGTCGGCGACGTCGAGGTCAAGGAGCAGCTCGCGGAGGCGCTGAACCGGTTCCTCGACCCGATCCGCGAGCGGCGGGCCCGGATCGAGGCCGAACCCGGCCTGGTCGACCAGCTCATCGTCGACGGCACGGAGCGGACCAGGGCCGAGGTGCGGCGCACCCTGGCCGAGGTCCGCCGGGCGATGGGGCTCACGGGGGCGTACCAGCAGGTGCGGCGGCGGGCCGAGCGCGCCCGCCGGGCCGCGGGCACCCGGACCTGA
- a CDS encoding helix-turn-helix transcriptional regulator codes for MQRIPVYVHATDPISWTGVTGQLTGRPEVRVLAQAEAADAAVTLVVVDSLTPPVAQVLRRLRREQNRLVLVPATIDDAQLSAAVECGVVGVVRRGEASAGRLVEVILSAARGEGSVPADLLGRLLNQMRRLQREVLDPRGLSLGGLSSREVDVLRLVADGFETREIAAKLSYSERTVKNVVHGMTTRLHLRNRAHAVAYALRHDLI; via the coding sequence ATGCAGCGGATACCGGTCTACGTGCACGCGACCGATCCGATCTCGTGGACGGGGGTGACGGGCCAGCTCACCGGTCGTCCCGAGGTCAGGGTCCTGGCCCAGGCGGAGGCCGCCGACGCGGCGGTGACCCTGGTCGTCGTGGACAGCCTGACCCCGCCGGTGGCGCAGGTCCTGCGGCGGCTGCGCCGGGAGCAGAACCGGCTGGTGCTGGTGCCGGCCACCATCGACGACGCCCAGCTGTCGGCCGCCGTCGAGTGCGGGGTGGTGGGGGTGGTACGCCGCGGCGAGGCGTCCGCCGGCCGCCTGGTCGAGGTGATCCTGTCGGCGGCGCGGGGCGAGGGGAGCGTCCCCGCCGACCTGCTCGGCCGGCTGCTGAACCAGATGCGCCGGCTCCAGCGGGAGGTCCTCGACCCGCGCGGGTTGAGCCTGGGCGGGCTCAGCTCGCGGGAGGTGGACGTGCTGCGGCTGGTCGCCGACGGGTTCGAGACGCGGGAGATCGCGGCGAAGCTGTCGTACTCGGAGCGGACGGTGAAGAACGTGGTGCACGGCATGACGACCCGGCTGCACCTGCGCAACCGGGCGCACGCGGTGGCGTACGCGCTGCGGCACGACCTGATCTGA
- a CDS encoding SCO4848 family membrane protein, protein MVLSRGWALFLVGVGGWTWVIWPRFAVAIWNDPRAWAGGVVGEGTPTGFLWIHALLIGASLAIGSAVGVLGARGWRAARRGPGR, encoded by the coding sequence ATGGTGCTCTCGCGCGGCTGGGCGCTCTTCCTCGTCGGGGTCGGCGGGTGGACGTGGGTGATCTGGCCCCGGTTCGCCGTCGCCATCTGGAACGACCCCCGTGCCTGGGCCGGCGGCGTCGTCGGCGAGGGGACGCCCACCGGGTTCCTCTGGATCCACGCGCTGTTGATCGGCGCTTCCCTGGCGATCGGCAGCGCGGTCGGCGTCCTGGGCGCGCGGGGCTGGCGGGCCGCGCGGCGGGGCCCGGGGCGCTGA